AGCTGTATGCATCTGGTGAAGCACTGAGGACGGATGAAAGACGGCGACTCCCGTAGGTCTGATCGAGTATTCACCAGTGTCCTACTTGAGGTTCAGCAAACTGAATCATGAGCGTTTGCTGCATCAGGAAATTGCAATTAGATGTTGCACCCAGTGAAACCTTCATCAAACATGGTCCCACTCAGCTACGTGTGATTATGAGCCAGGCTCTTTGACTCGTGTCATGTTCTCGGTGCTCGTGTGAAGTTTGTGTGGTCCCGCGTTTTAAAACCAACTGTATTCTCTTCTTGTTAAGTTTATACGTTGTTCTGAGACTTTGAACTGGATTCATGTGGAGTCTGGCTGCGGTTGAACTTATCACTGAGTGATTCATTAGAACGAGGCAGTTAATAAAGCGtctgtgcagatgttttcaTCTTCATGAACACTCATGCTGGACTGGCTCTGGCTAATGATAATGCTTCACGTCATCATGTTAGTTTCAGTTCACTGTGCGGTTTCTATCTTTAGTCTTTGTTCTTTGATAGTAGTAACAGCATCAGGCATCGGCCGGATGTCTCATTAGGACTTATAATTTAATTCCGGCTTGTTGATGGCTAATGAAGCTGAACGACGCTCATGCTCAGAGGGACGGGTTCAGCCTTCATCACCGTCACAGGGACAGTCAACCTGCGTTTGACCGTTTTCTAGCTACTTGTCTTTATTATATAAGGAATGCGAGCCACTGTTAGAACATGACCGAGCTTACGTCACTGCAATAAAACTCATTCAAAGGTTTATCACATGTTGTAATCAACATGGCTTCACTTTAATGTCATAGTGTTACTGGGTCCTCTGTTTTTGGCCTAGGAGCAGGTGAACATCTGCTGTGTGGAGCCATGTTTCCTGTGTCTGGGTGGGTCCAAGGACTGGGGTCTGGTTAAAGCACTGTCTGACTATTAAACTTTATTAAATAAACCTATCAGACTCAAATATGCAATGACCAGTTGGACTCTGACTGTTGCAATTCTGAAGCTGATCCACCAGTGAAGTGAATAAGTCACGAGCAGCGTCCCGATCTGTCGGAGCTGCTGAATTTGACTGATTATCACTTTGCCCGTTTTCATGACGTTTTGGCAACACAGCGTCTCCCTTTTGAATGTGACACAGGTGTAGCATTGATGTCCGCTGGCTGAGATTTCACTCGAAAACAAGAATGTCAGTGGATTTGTAGCTGCATCTCATTACACAATCACTTAAATGTTTGTCTTAGCCTGAAATCTTTCTTTTacactctgcttttaatttgcaGCCTTATTACTTAGGCCAGGTCACAGAGTAGCATGAAGTGAAGAGGCTTTTCCCTGGGTCAGTATACAGCTCTGTACAGTGAGGACGGGAAATGTCAGGACGGCAGCATCTGGCTTCAGTCCCGTGTGACCTGGCGTTCACAACTCAAACCATGAGCCTCTGCTAAACATAGAGAACCTCAAACCAGATGGCACCACTGGAAACGAGCGTTGGAGATGAGGGGAGATGCTACGCAAGCAGCACCAAAACCACTACTAGCATGTTTTGGAGAGTTGGAGGTGCCTCCACCTCCAGGCAGTGACCAGGGCTCATTATTTAATACAGTAGATTTAaagtgagacacaaacacagacgcccAGCCGAGACTCCTCCGTCTCAACATTGGCTTCCAATGATGACATTAATGTGCCCCAGTAAAGTTTAggtaggtgtagaaacaacagTAGAGGGTGAATTAACATGCGCCTCAGTGACGTACAACATGATCGATGTGAAACAAAGTGAGAGCAAAGCCACCACAAAACCACCGTCCGGAGACCAAACCCCACGAGAGCAGTCGCATGTCATtaggagctggagctgtgtcTGAGGACGGGAacgtgggagggagggaggaacaTGAGTAAGTTCATCCATCTAATTACATATTCAGCTTCATGGATTCTTCTGCTACGGTGAGGCAGCGGTGATGTCAGCAGGCGGGCTCAACCTTCTTTAAAAAAGCTTTTCCAACCTTCAGGACCCAGCGAAGGGAGCAGTCACTCTCCAGCGTGGGACCAGAGGACTCCTTCCCCTCAGAGGATCCTTGTAATGACTGATCGCGTCTGACTCTTCTGTCTCAGTGCAGCCAGGACCTCAGACCCAGGTAAGAAATGCTggctcagacctggtctcagaCTCAGTGAAGGCTTTCTTTGTCAGGAACCACGGGCCCAGACCGGTGGTTCCTGTGGTGGCCGGGCTCTGACTGCTTCCAATCAGTCAGTGTTCTAGCTCCGAAAGTGTGTTCTGAAGTTTACAAAGATTCCACAAGAGGTAAAGGACATTGTGGGATTTCAGAAAGGTCTGAATTTGAGCAGCTGCTTGTCAGATGCAGAGCTTCCTTACCTGCTGTTCGCTTTGCTGTTATAATCCAGTTTAAATATCCAGCTTTTAGACTTTTTGCTTTTCCTAAATGTGACAGTTTTTGCTTCGGTTCAATGCTCGTTCCCTCGTTTGCTGGTGTTTCTTAGGTGAagtcagatggaggaggaggctggtgacATTTCCCCTCAGGATCAGTCCATCGTTAGTGTTAACGCAGCTCATCGGCTGCTCAGGATGACGCTGCATGAAACGGCTCCTCTGTCCATTAACACCGGCATCGAACCGTAATCAGACTAATGGAGTGCAGAAACATGCCACAGTGGTAAATTATGTCCACACATCTGATGACGGGAGACTGCCGGCACCTCATCCCATTTGAGGCCACTCAGACTCCCTTCTAACCAGGctgctgttctttttttaattgtgatactttctgtgtgtgcgtcccaCGGTCGTTCACCAGCAGATGAGTTGGCAGAAAGCTGTTTTTAGAGTGAACGCTGCACTTGTGTGGGCGACTTTCTCATGTGTCAGATGGTCACAGGGTCAGAGTGGAGCAGGAAACCTctgcaagctgctgctgcagctattTGTGGTCGCCCAGTGGTTCCAGTGGTTCCACTGCTAGGTTTGAGGCCGAAGGAGAGAAACTAGTTTGTGTCCGTCCCATCCAAACAAATTCAGTTCATTCCCGAATtcctgtgtgtgatgtcactgctgGGATCTAAGTCAGAGGTTAATGTGAGCCAGAGGAGTCTCCCCTCGTTCCCCGTCCCCCCTCATCGTTCTTCGCTCATCGCCCCCCCCTGCTCCTCAGCTACTGGGGGAACAAAGCCCCTTGTTTTTCCCCATTAGAGCCCCGTTAACTCGTCCTGCGGGGTGTGACTTTTAGGAGTTTTACTGACAGCTGTGATCGTTTGAACTGTTTTAACAGCCTGATATTTGTCCCGACACTGGAGCAGAGCCgtgagaagcagaggaggaggaggaaccagtGGGTCTATACATGAGGAGCTGAGTCTCATAAAGGAGGTGTTACCTGACGGGTTAGCGTCCTGTATATCAGAACCACTGTTGGTTGGGGGGTGGGCCAACAGTACATGCCTTTGTGtggagcaggggggggggctaGATTAAAAGcccacatttgttttgtgtatgtCGTGCTTTGCCAAAACACAGCAATTTTCTATGAATGTGAAACAGCTTTCCTGGCTCTGACCCACCAGCCGCGCTGCCAGGAAAAGCCCGCTCCCCTCTACCTGTTTACATGCAGGTAAATTAGCTTTcacaggctgaagctgagggtCCAGCACCGATAGTGTTTCCTTTTGTTGGCCTGTGTttgagtggaggagcagcagttcATCCTTAATGAacgaagagcagcaggaaggtgtgTCGGACCGGCGCGTGCAGGCGCCGCGCTGGCAGGCGTCTGCCGTCAGCCCACAAATAATGTGctcattgtgtgttttaatgtccACGCACTGACCTTTACAGTCAGGCTGCTGTTTCTGGGCAGAAATCAAGGACGCATCAATAAAGCAAATGTGGAGGTAATTGAGTAAATTGAAAACACAGTGTGAGTAACACTCTCACTGCCCGTGTGACGCTCGCTGAGCTCCACCTCAGCGCCACAGGCTGCTTCCTACGGATGCTCTGCAGatcggtggaggaggtggaaccCTGACCCGCACTGACCCCAGAACCAGACTAAACCACCCGGGTCCTGTCACAGCCTCAGATGCTGCTGGTGATTCACTGGACCCAACTTAGGAATTATAACATGTATGTTTTTACTTGGCTGAAGCGTTTTCCATCTTCCATCCTGCTGTGGCCTGTTTAAAAGCAAATCAATCAGCTATTGTTTAACGGTTTCACGTTCCAACACAGAAATCAAAAACGTCTTTGTATGAAGTTTGCATCACAAAGACGTGGACTGGCTGCAACGTAAGGAACATTAATCACGCAGCGCTTGATTCTAAACATGCTTCAAACGTCCTAGTGGGATAGAAAAAATGTACAACTACTCATAAATCTCTGCTCCAAACGTGTGAAATGTTGATGGCACATACTTGTGTAAACATTTTTCCCCACAAATGATTTCCACACAAAGTTTTGGGGGGTCCAGGCTGAGATAAGTCCCGCTGAGTGCGAGTGGGACTGGATCCTCTGAGGTCTGCGACAGCTGGAACGCATTGCTGATGTTTCAACACGTGTCAGTCAGAGCTGAGGAGGCGGCGGTGCTGCCGCCGCGTTTGTCTGAGGGCCGTGTGAGGGAGTTTGTGCAGGTTCTGTCTTTGATGTCATTATAGTGACAGGAAGTGTTAAAGTCCTGACACACTGGCTTCGCATGCATGAGTGGGAGGAGCTTATCTCTGGTGAGAGGCGGGTCCACCCTGGACCCACGCCTCATGACCCATGTATACAGACCCACAATCGGCTGAGGACATGCATGTCTGTGGACGGTGGGAGGAACAACATCTGGAACGGAGCCCGGCTGCTGCGAGGCAACGGTGCTAAGCATTACACCACCCATGGaaaatctgtgttttgtttatggcATCAAAGCTGCGAACTTGATGTTATGCGTGTAAATCCAGCAATGGAGAGTCTTGACAGCAGAAGGAAGGTGAATGTTTGCTACCATTACTGGTGTCAGTGGATGTGGAACAGTTGAGCCTTTGTAACACAAAGACAGATAAATAACGCAATGCTTCATTATGGTCTTTATTGACTGAACAGATTCAGGGTCTCCTTTGAAGCTGTGGTGTCACCGTGTTGGACTGATTGTAGCCAGAGCACTGTGGAGCCGGTTCTGCCTGTCAGGTCCGGTCTACACATCACTGCAGAGTCCAGGGGGCTCCTACATGAAGACCACAGTGACACGGCTCCACCCAGGGTCCAGCTTCTGCACAGAACCATGATGGTTCTCATTGTGGGAGGCAGGTCCTGGTTTCATGGTCACAGTCTGTTGGCTCCTTGTTTAGTGTTGCGCCTTAGCTCCATGTGTTTCCTGTTCAGTGACGGTCCGTGGTGGCAGCAGATTCCGAGTGTGGATGATGTAATTATATCCTTCATTCATTCCTGAGTCATTGAGCAGATGGACATAATGTAATGGGTCAGAGGAAGCGGCCTGGCTGGGGCGTCTTCATGCTGAGCTTGGTGAACGCTCAGCAACTTTGTTCATATCCACAACTAAACCCagcaaatcccacatacagtacagcaagcCTTTCATTGTGATTATCACGACCTGggcagggagctggttccacaggagaggagctctgcctcccgttgtACGGTGGGAGAATACAGCTGTTCTCTAATTGACCTGCAGCGACTCGCTGAGTTCTGCTTGAGCGCCACCTTCCTTCTCCAGCTCGCGCTCTGTGGGCAGAGACCTGATGGAGGCCGTCCTCTGTGTTAgtcctccccttcctcttcgCCTCTGACCTGCTCAGGCAACATGCAGCAAACGTTCCCATCAGagcgacctgcagcagcagcagcagcagcagcagctcctcactcACCTTTGGAGCACAGGAcgccaggagctgcagctggacaaATCGGACTTGAAGGAGTTTTCAGACTGAGGAACCTAAACCCTGGATCTTTGGGCTCGTGGGGATTCTTTAGTCTGTTTTCAGGGTGTCATCTCCTGGATTCCCTCCTCACACATTTGCGGTGAAAAGTCAGACTGGAAAGTTTGAGAGAGGACCTGAGTGAATGAGTTTGTCTGGCTGCTGTGGGAAAGTAAGTTTCTTCTAGCtccttttgatttgctttgtttacttGCAGCTTTGTTGTGGCTTAATGTGGAATTTGCTGTGAAACACGCTGGACTGGTTTCTGTGATTGCAGCAGCTGAGAACCTCTGTCTGAGCGGAGATGTTCCGATCTCTCACCGCGTCCGTTTGTCTCTCCGCAGAACCTCGTCTCCAGCATGTTCCTGTCCAGCAGAGCTCTGCAGCAGTGGTGCTTGGctctgttcctgctctgctccccgGTGCCGCACTACGGACGACCCATCGATGCCCTGAGCAGCAGAATGTGAGTGTGGCTCAACCTTCAGATGATCTTTTCAGTGATGTTTGCGTGTTTCCATCTGCGCGGTGGGCGAGCGCAGCCTGGAAAATGTGTTGATTTGTGTTGTGAGCTGGCAGCTGCCGCTTCGCCCGCGCCCACCTGCATGTTTACCCAAAGCAGAGCCGTCGGCCTGTGATAAAGTCCCAGAGCCGTCtggaaccctctgacctccagtGTCGCTTTCACACCAGCGTCCtggagctgcctctgctgctgggaTCCATCTCTGAACAAAGACTTTAAGTCTTTGCAAAGGAGGGAAATGAATAATGCTGATGTTTGGCTCGGCAGCCGCCCAAACcaaacctgctgctcctgctgaggTGTTTGATGCCAAGCAGAATAAATGTTCTTTCAAGTTGTTAAGCCAGAATGCTAAACACACGTTGAGAGCTTTTCCCCTGTGGAAAGATAATATCGCTGAGGCAGATTTTAATGAATCAGTGGGAGGATGCTGCTTCTTGGACTCTGGAAGTGAGATTTTCCCTCTTCGCTTCTGGCCTCTCTGGCTGAATTAAGCCGGCGTCTCGGGGGAGACGGATCACATCTGAAACGCATTTTGGTGGTGGCAGTTGCTGGAGGAAGAGCGCGAGCGTTTAAAGTGATTCAAACCTTGTGTTGTCTGGGTTTAGGTGAACGCGTGTGGGGCCTGTTGTGTTCATGCAGAGGGAATAAACGAACATTCAACCAAACCCACAAACTGATTCTGTGAAGGTTAATGTGATCTTAGTTTTACGTCTGAACACATTATCGATGCTTTAAGGCAtcactttgtttatttcacttatttttttaatattcacaaGATAAACACAATAATCAGAAGCCTTGTCCAATAGTTCTGTTAGAGTTTTgaacctggttctggttctgtgcgTCCTAATGGCTTTAAAACAAAGATGTGATTCACAAGAAATctttaaacacagcagaacCATCTCATTAGCCCCCACAGATCTGAACCACGCCGCTGGAGCGCCTCCGGGATCAGAACCCCAGTTTTTGTGATTATGAGCGAACATCAGGGAGTCGATATCGGAGATGAGCCAAAGCATCAGACGCAGGCGGAGCTGGTTCAGCGAGCGCTCTCCTCCTTTCATTCCTCGCCCACAGAGAGAAACAATTAGCATCAGGTAGAACGAGGCCTCAGGATGTTTCTGGGCCgtgttcctctccctcctcacttTGATGTGAGCGTTATTAAAGGCAAAAACAGAACCAGATCACTTTTCAAAGGCCGTGGTTTTCTCAGGAAATCTCTGTATGCGTATAAACACAAGCTGCTGGGCTCCCTCGGTGTCGGGAGGTGAGTTGGGTTCAggatattattattactgtcaCGCTGGGGGGCTGAACACAGAGACTCGGGTCAGTCGCCCCGTGAATCCTCGCCGCCCACCCGAGcggctctgtttgtgtgttcagacaCCTGGCACCGGTGCCTGGAGGTTCCCAGGCTTCGTGCCGAGCTCTGTGGCTCTGTTTTCCCTGCGTAACACAACACCGCAGAAAAGCAAAGCCAGGCCCGGACCTTGGTGCTGGAAAGATAACGGGTTGGACTGGGAGCAGTGGCAGAGCTGGAGATGCTGCGTCCTGGGTCGGGCTCCGTAGCTCAGCGGCAGCAGGGGGAGGATAATGTTTCTTGCCTGCATCGTTGTGGATGTTGAAGCTGAGGCGTCTGAACAGACGTTGGCTAAAGATGCAGGTGGTGGTTGTGGCTTGGATGGATTCAATTACACCAACTTGAGCGACACCTGTGACATTAACCCGTCTCAATAGTTTGAAGCAGCATTAATTAGACAGCGTCTGGCGTGTggtttgtttgctgctgctgcctcctgctggtgaAACACTAGTCCACCAATTAGTCCACATTTGTtttacacacattaaaaaaaggatCTTTATTTTTCAGTTCACCTGATCTACCTGATATCAAATATGAGGCTAAAACAGAACCCCAAAAACTAAATAACTTGATCAAACAGAATAAGTGACGTTCTTGGTTTATCTCTGTGTGTTCAGGACATTGTGTAACGTCCGAGGAATGTTTGTCCCATCGGCTTatcagaaatgaatgaaaacttGAATTGAAAATAttcagatatttttattttacaaatgtcCAAGAATCTTTCGATGATAAAACTTTACAATTGTTTTATCTGAGAATTGAAAGAAGTGTAGGAAAGTCTTTTCActgagatgaagatgaaggaaTGTTTGCAGTAAAAGTCTGAATCATCTTCAATCTTGATGCTTTGCAGAAAACGCTCCGTGACTCACGCTCAGCTGATGCACGACAAAGGCCGGACGCTGCAGGACTTCAAGCGTCgcatgtggctgcaggagcttcTGGACGAAGTCCACACCGCAGAGATCCGCGACCTGGCCCTCCGGACGGCcggcggaggtggaggcggcagcagcagcggcgctggcggcgccgccggcctgCCCGGGCTCGGCCACGGCATCAACCTGAGCACCACCGGCAGCACCCTGCACTCTAAGCCTCCTGGAGGAACCAAGAACCTCCCCATCAGCTTCAgggtggacgaggaggagggcaCCAACCTGCCGCAGGAGACCAACAAGTCCCAGACGTACAAAGACAGCGTCCTCAAAGCGCcgggcaagaagaagaagaaagggaggTCCGGCAAGAAACGGGAAGgcgagaagaggaagaggagggcgcGCTCGCTGGGCTGGAGGGTGGAGGACGAACCCGGAAGCGGCCTTCACCTGGAGTGGAGGTCTCTGCTGGGCCTGCTTTAAGACGCCGTCAGTCTCTGACGAAGGTGAGTCCACAGACACAACGCCTCTGCATCCAGAGGCAAATCTCAGCTTCTGTTTCGCAGCCAGACATGTAGAGAAAGGAACAGAGCTTGATCCTAAAGCTTCAGTCAAGCTGTAAAGCCAGGTTTCAGGTCCAGTTGGTCCCTGTTCTGTAAGTGTGTAACTCTAACCCTCGGTGTCTGTGTTACAGAATCCTTCGGACATTTGGACTGGACTCCTAAACAGTGACTGTTTGGAAAGAGATTGgaaaatatttattgtgtgtaaATATTCTAAATATAGCAGAATATGAATAAAACCTTATTGAAGCTCTGTGGGGCAACAGATTTAACCCTTGTGaaactttgctttttttcttttttattgcagTCATGTCAGATTTTTTTGCAGTAATTTATTTTGTCTGAATGgtgtatttattttgtaaatgtatCGAGGTGCTGCTGACCTTCTATATTTTTGTACCATAATGCACTttagatatataaatataaatatgtataccattagtttttttcattgactcattttttgttgttgactTAAATGAAGAAAGATgatgttttgtcttgtttctgGTTTCGTTTGTCATCGCTCACATCGACCTTCCTGCTGCCTTCGCTGTCTCTGTGTCTTCCTGGACCTGCTCAGCTTCCAGCATTCACATGTACATAAACCAATCTCGGCTCCATACGGCTGTTTTTGGCACTTGCACTGAGGTTAACACTCTGTTCTGAACAGATTAAATGTTTGACAGTAACTTTCTCTGTCTCCTGTGTCGTTCATGTCACATCTTGGGTTCACTACTAGTTTTTACAGCACTCCTCGTTTTGTCAGAGCTCCTTAAACTTTCTGTTTAAGTTTCTGTTTGTTACACATCTTTGACAAAGACATGAGCTGCTGTGGTTCCTGCAGAACCCAGATGTCTGTTATAATCCAGCTGGGCCTGAGAGTTTGGACGCTGCCCGGAGGAATGAGCCAAAAGTCATGGATAGtcccagtgtgtctgtgtagcGGGGAAATTCATGGGGCGGCAGCGTGGGAAACTTTTAGACATCTCCCGTCAGATCCAGGATTTTAAACTCCCTCATTCTAATATGGATCTGTAACGGCAGGTCCAGATGACCAGACCAGCAGTGGGAGGGGCTTACATTAAGAAGGTCAGTGCTGAGGACTCACCTTTGACCTGAAGCTTGTCCTGGTTCTTTGACTCTGCTggagttttgtttttggttctgttgcGACTCATAACTTATTCAAATGCAATTCAAAATTATCTGATCATCGTCTGCATCAGACCACCATCATAAACACGATCGTCACTGTTCGTCGCTTGTTCAGCCCGAAGTGTGAAATGAtctttgaaatgaaaaaaaaagaatattttgGGTGCAGCGAATGTATAGAACGACTAGATTCATGATGGGGGTTGAAAATATGATGCAGTTCGACATGTGTCCACAAGAGGGAAGCAGAGGACTGGAGTTAGTAGTAGTTAGAAGTAATATTCGTAAAGCGAAGCAGAGGTCTGAAGCATAATCATAATAAAGCTAAAAGGAAAATGGAATTAAAGATACATTACAGGTTAGATTGAGATTCAGACACAGCGTTCAGTAGTACAAtgaaaataatgagaaaacGGGAAAATGCGAATGTGGAGTAGAAGGAAATTTGGAGCTTGGACATTTATATACAATAAAAATCGAATGTAAACTTTGTAAACAAAGTTGGATTTAAACGTTCTACCAGGTACGAATGTAGGAGACATAAGATTCAGAGcagtgtttagtttttttaaccAGAGTTAAACAGGAGAACATAGTTACAGAAATATTACCatcaatattttgttttttatcgcAAAGAATAACCTTATATAAAATAGTACAAATAAAGAAATCCGATCCACACTCGAACCTAGAGGGTGGCGGTCATGCACCAAATAGTTGTTTGCAAATCACCAAAAAAAACACGTGAAGAAGAAGAGCTGCGGGTTTTagcagtagaagaagaagtaaGAGACGCATTTTCTTCCCACGTGAGACTTTCGACATGTCGCCTCCAGGAGGGAAGATAAACAGGCCGAAAACTGTAAGAAACCCTGAATTATCACAGTGATTTGTTGTCTAAGGTTTAGAACGAGAAGACCTCGATGTTTAGATTACTAGTTACTGGACGTTAACACTTAGCATGTAGCAGAAGCCCTTCTACACCTAGTCCGTGATTCCAAATACTCTTCGTCATCTGGTTGAAAAGCATCTTTTATCTACCAAGTTTGTCTCTCTTCCAAGTTTTCTATCTTATTTCTCTCCCAAAACAAACATGGCGTCCCAGTATGTATAAATGTGTTACATATGTCTTTTCCGTGTGATGGATTAAACTGGGTTCAACCCAGATGCTTAGAGGAGCCTTTGTAGATCCTGCAACCATCATCAGATCAACTGTACATGTTCAAATCACAGTATGTTCTTTTCATTAGTTGATTCATTCACTTGTAGAGCCTCAGttaccaggtgtgtccttgagcaaggcactctTAGCGAGCTCCCCGCTTGGCCTGTGTGTCTCCAATTGGGGATGAAGTTAGTCTGTGCTTTACTCCTTCCCTTACCCAATATCAATATTAAAAGTGATTAAGGAGCAGCTGTGGATGTGGGAAtcgtcttttgttttttaggaGCTGGGTAAGAATCTTTTCAAGAGGCGCCGAGTTCTGTCCCGacagaaaaggaagaagcatCAGATAGTGGGAGCTGTGGTCGATCAGGGTCTCATCACCATCCATCACTTGAAGAAACGAGCGTCAGTcctgtttcatttctttttcagTCTCTGAGAACGTCTGACATCTTCACACTCACTTGGACTGaacatgtttgtttcctgtttccctcCAGGTCGAGTCCCAGAGCAAACATCACTCTGTCTGGAAAGAAGAAACGAAAGCTgctcaagcagctgcagcgcatGCAGCAGGAGAAGGCCAGTATGGAAGGTAAGTGGCACAAGCAGCTGGATGCGCTTTAAATGCA
Above is a window of Betta splendens chromosome 9, fBetSpl5.4, whole genome shotgun sequence DNA encoding:
- the pthlha gene encoding parathyroid hormone-like hormone a isoform X1: MSLSGCCGKNLVSSMFLSSRALQQWCLALFLLCSPVPHYGRPIDALSSRIKRSVTHAQLMHDKGRTLQDFKRRMWLQELLDEVHTAEIRDLALRTAGGGGGGSSSGAGGAAGLPGLGHGINLSTTGSTLHSKPPGGTKNLPISFRVDEEEGTNLPQETNKSQTYKDSVLKAPGKKKKKGRSGKKREGEKRKRRARSLGWRVEDEPGSGLHLEWRSLLGLL
- the pthlha gene encoding parathyroid hormone-like hormone a isoform X2, whose amino-acid sequence is MFLSSRALQQWCLALFLLCSPVPHYGRPIDALSSRIKRSVTHAQLMHDKGRTLQDFKRRMWLQELLDEVHTAEIRDLALRTAGGGGGGSSSGAGGAAGLPGLGHGINLSTTGSTLHSKPPGGTKNLPISFRVDEEEGTNLPQETNKSQTYKDSVLKAPGKKKKKGRSGKKREGEKRKRRARSLGWRVEDEPGSGLHLEWRSLLGLL
- the c9h11orf98 gene encoding uncharacterized protein C11orf98 homolog translates to MSPPGGKINRPKTELGKNLFKRRRVLSRQKRKKHQIVGAVVDQGLITIHHLKKRASSPRANITLSGKKKRKLLKQLQRMQQEKASMEVQTTAPAPKKQKSSSTSTKKKQKAAGPQEDVEMTDA